Proteins from a genomic interval of Aureimonas sp. AU20:
- a CDS encoding transglycosylase domain-containing protein: MAAWRKNERIEPTFGGHAEPDESEIRVSADDRAVMAANDRRSGGRSAPREIEGRAARRDSNSRDLGSGGRGGGSGNGGGSGRGGKGGGGAGGFFGRPRKRRSFLGHLVRLCFLLAFWGGLAGLALIGYFAIKLPQEAWAIPDRPPNVKIVSVSGELLADRGTTGGEAVSLDRMSPYMPQAVMAIEDRRFYSHYGVDPIGILRAFSQNMAAGDTVQGGSTLTQQLAKNIFLTPDQTLQRKVQEAILALWLEHKFTKDQILEMYLNRVYFGSGATGIQAAARRYYDKNADELTLIESATIAGLLKAPSRLSPVRDPQAARARAEVVLQAMLEEGMITKAEADAAKAAKPTKAKSFWTGAQHYAADMVMRDLPLLVGGEIKEDVVVQTTIDLNLEKKAEQAISKTIDRANQNVTQGALVSVDGTGAIRAIVGGRDYATSQFNRAVDAKRQPGSAFKPFVYETALEHGYRPESVVNDAPVRIGNWTPANYDNKFRGEVSVADAVAKSLNTIAAKLTAELGPQTVIATAKRMGIQSPLVDNASLALGTSEVSLLELTGAYAPFANGGYQATPHLVNRVTTASGKVLYERDDAVPPVIVGQDVVGMMNAMLTRVVTSGTGRRASFPEWQIAGKSGTTQDFKDAWFVGYTSNLTTGVWLGNDNGKPMRQVTGGSLPADAWKEFMVAAHEGLPAVPLPGNYRIGDPANIPMAGAPAGAIIGYDAGGNPVYENTELPAGNTDPYGQTVPGEPVAAAPPQPDPATAPTSEGTYTDAPVAAREPTPAVRDMPRYRETPNYRQMPNDHQNREQARGQPRGQPPEQDLGQGLGGEDRGYASRQPSEPVRPAPYGRDAYGGPPVGPDPYDDPYGDPYGDGNYGGPPPEYGEPAHMRPPAPIGPARTVRRGDLPPDAILEGPARVVRPQDLPPDAVLEGPAPGGRPGDRSLFRDLFGQ; this comes from the coding sequence ATGGCGGCCTGGCGCAAGAACGAACGGATCGAGCCGACCTTCGGCGGCCATGCCGAACCGGACGAGAGCGAGATCCGCGTGTCCGCCGACGACCGCGCCGTGATGGCCGCCAACGATCGCCGTTCGGGCGGCCGAAGCGCGCCGCGCGAGATCGAAGGGCGCGCCGCGCGCCGCGACAGCAATTCGAGGGATCTGGGCAGCGGCGGGCGCGGCGGCGGAAGCGGCAATGGCGGCGGCTCGGGCCGGGGCGGCAAGGGCGGCGGCGGGGCCGGCGGGTTCTTCGGTCGCCCGCGCAAGCGACGGTCGTTTCTCGGCCACCTGGTTCGCCTGTGCTTCCTCCTCGCCTTCTGGGGCGGGCTCGCCGGGCTGGCCCTGATCGGCTATTTCGCGATCAAGTTGCCGCAGGAAGCCTGGGCCATTCCCGACCGGCCGCCCAACGTCAAGATCGTCTCGGTCTCGGGCGAGCTTCTGGCCGACCGAGGCACGACGGGGGGCGAAGCGGTCTCGCTCGACCGCATGAGCCCCTACATGCCGCAGGCCGTGATGGCGATCGAGGACCGGCGCTTCTATTCGCATTACGGCGTCGATCCGATCGGCATCCTGCGCGCCTTTTCGCAAAACATGGCGGCGGGCGACACGGTGCAGGGCGGCTCGACCCTGACCCAGCAGCTCGCCAAGAACATCTTCCTGACGCCCGACCAGACCCTGCAGCGCAAGGTGCAGGAGGCGATCCTGGCGCTTTGGCTGGAGCACAAGTTCACCAAGGACCAGATCCTGGAAATGTACCTGAACCGGGTCTATTTCGGCTCGGGCGCGACCGGTATCCAGGCCGCGGCGCGGCGCTACTACGACAAGAATGCCGACGAGCTGACGCTCATCGAATCCGCCACGATCGCCGGCCTCCTCAAGGCGCCCTCGCGCCTTTCTCCGGTGCGCGATCCGCAGGCCGCGCGCGCCCGCGCCGAGGTCGTGCTGCAGGCCATGCTGGAAGAAGGCATGATCACCAAGGCCGAGGCGGACGCCGCCAAAGCCGCCAAGCCCACCAAGGCCAAGAGCTTCTGGACCGGCGCGCAGCACTACGCCGCCGACATGGTGATGCGCGATCTGCCGCTGCTCGTCGGCGGCGAGATCAAGGAGGATGTCGTGGTGCAGACCACGATCGACCTCAATCTGGAGAAGAAGGCCGAGCAGGCAATCTCCAAGACGATCGATCGCGCCAACCAGAACGTGACGCAAGGCGCGCTCGTCTCGGTGGACGGCACGGGCGCGATCCGCGCCATCGTCGGCGGGCGCGACTACGCCACCTCGCAGTTCAACCGCGCGGTGGACGCCAAGCGCCAGCCGGGCTCGGCCTTCAAGCCCTTCGTCTACGAGACGGCGTTGGAGCACGGCTACCGGCCGGAATCGGTGGTGAACGACGCGCCGGTGCGGATCGGCAACTGGACGCCCGCCAATTACGACAACAAGTTCCGGGGCGAGGTGAGCGTCGCCGACGCGGTGGCGAAATCGCTGAACACGATCGCCGCCAAGCTCACCGCCGAGCTGGGGCCGCAGACCGTAATCGCCACGGCCAAGCGCATGGGCATCCAGTCGCCGCTGGTGGACAACGCCTCGCTGGCGCTCGGCACGTCGGAAGTCTCGCTTTTGGAGCTGACGGGCGCCTACGCCCCCTTCGCCAATGGCGGCTATCAGGCGACGCCGCATCTGGTGAACCGCGTCACCACCGCGTCGGGCAAGGTGCTCTACGAGCGCGACGACGCCGTGCCGCCGGTGATCGTGGGGCAGGACGTGGTGGGCATGATGAACGCCATGCTGACCCGCGTCGTCACCTCCGGCACGGGGCGTCGGGCCTCCTTCCCCGAATGGCAGATCGCCGGCAAGAGCGGCACGACGCAGGACTTCAAGGACGCCTGGTTCGTCGGCTACACGTCGAACCTCACCACCGGCGTCTGGCTCGGCAACGACAACGGCAAGCCGATGCGCCAGGTGACGGGCGGCTCGCTGCCGGCCGACGCCTGGAAGGAGTTCATGGTGGCCGCGCACGAGGGCCTGCCCGCCGTGCCGCTGCCGGGCAACTACCGGATCGGCGACCCCGCCAACATTCCGATGGCCGGCGCGCCGGCCGGGGCGATCATCGGCTACGACGCCGGCGGCAACCCGGTCTACGAGAACACCGAACTGCCGGCCGGCAACACCGATCCTTATGGCCAGACCGTGCCGGGCGAGCCCGTGGCCGCCGCGCCGCCGCAGCCCGACCCGGCGACGGCGCCGACCTCCGAGGGCACCTATACGGATGCGCCGGTGGCCGCGCGCGAGCCGACGCCGGCGGTGCGCGACATGCCGCGCTACCGCGAAACGCCGAACTACCGTCAGATGCCGAACGATCACCAGAACCGGGAGCAGGCGCGCGGCCAGCCGCGTGGCCAGCCGCCCGAGCAGGACCTCGGCCAGGGCCTCGGCGGCGAGGATCGCGGCTATGCCAGCCGCCAGCCGTCCGAGCCTGTGCGGCCCGCCCCTTATGGGCGGGACGCCTATGGCGGGCCTCCGGTCGGGCCAGACCCCTATGACGACCCTTACGGCGATCCTTATGGCGACGGAAACTACGGCGGCCCGCCGCCCGAGTACGGCGAACCCGCCCATATGCGCCCGCCCGCCCCGATCGGCCCTGCGCGCACCGTGCGGCGCGGCGACCTGCCGCCGGACGCGATTCTGGAAGGCCCAGCGCGCGTCGTGCGCCCACAGGACCTGCCGCCCGACGCCGTGCTCGAAGGGCCGGCCCCGGGCGGGCGACCGGGCGACCGCTCGCTGTTCCGCGATCTCTTCGGCCAGTGA
- a CDS encoding MipA/OmpV family protein produces MTQRLVSSLFVLGLGLLSSGAYAADYGTPDTTAVAVANNADLIIELGAGVSTQPAYEGANDYIVSGFPIVSLQYLSIPGLFDIGSRDVTNGGFKIAPSFRFIDKRNAADYPELRGTRALDETYQLGLRAGYEFPIYDTFNVEVYGAARYAFGEAEGFVGEAGVDFISRPTAQWELKLGPTTSFADSEYMSTYFSVTPIESLASFGRLAAYEADSGFKTVGVRGSARYEFRPDWFVNVNAAYDRMVGDAKDSPIVKVGSEDQFYAGIGLSHRFTLDLF; encoded by the coding sequence GTGACCCAGCGTCTTGTGTCTTCCCTTTTCGTTCTCGGCCTCGGCCTCCTCTCGTCGGGTGCCTATGCCGCCGACTACGGGACGCCGGACACGACGGCCGTCGCGGTCGCCAACAATGCCGACCTCATCATCGAGCTGGGCGCCGGGGTTTCCACCCAGCCCGCCTATGAAGGCGCCAACGACTACATCGTCTCGGGCTTCCCGATCGTCTCGCTGCAATATCTCAGCATTCCCGGCCTGTTCGACATCGGCTCGCGCGACGTGACCAACGGCGGCTTCAAGATCGCCCCCTCGTTCCGCTTCATCGACAAGCGCAACGCGGCCGACTATCCCGAGCTGCGCGGCACCCGCGCGCTGGACGAGACCTACCAGCTCGGCCTTCGCGCCGGCTACGAGTTCCCGATCTACGACACGTTCAATGTCGAAGTGTATGGCGCGGCGCGCTACGCCTTCGGCGAGGCGGAAGGCTTCGTGGGCGAGGCGGGCGTCGACTTCATCTCGCGTCCGACCGCGCAGTGGGAGCTGAAGCTCGGCCCCACCACGAGCTTCGCCGACAGCGAATACATGAGCACCTACTTCTCCGTCACGCCGATCGAGAGCCTTGCTTCCTTCGGGCGCCTCGCCGCCTATGAGGCCGACAGCGGCTTCAAGACGGTCGGCGTGCGCGGCTCGGCGCGCTACGAGTTCCGCCCCGACTGGTTCGTCAACGTCAACGCCGCCTATGACCGCATGGTCGGCGACGCCAAGGATTCGCCGATCGTGAAGGTCGGCTCCGAGGACCAGTTCTACGCCGGCATTGGCCTTTCGCACCGCTTCACGCTCGACCTGTTCTAA
- a CDS encoding Bug family tripartite tricarboxylate transporter substrate binding protein, whose protein sequence is MKKRRLIACFLALAGAAPAVAQGFPDKPVTLVVPFAPGGSTDLVARTVAQAMSTQLGQQVLVDNKGGAGGNLGASFVAKAAPDGYTILMGTIATHALVASLYAKPPFDPVADFAPIAWLVTVPNVLTVNKDYPAKDVKELIARLKEKPGEEIYSSSGNGTPLHLSGELFKSMAGVDMVHVPYQGSGPALVDAISGAVPINFDNLPSSTEHIRSGALRALAVTTKTRAPNFPDIPTMEEAGVPGYETNTWNALFAPAGTPPDVVAKLNEAANAALKDAAVSKRLAEVGASTVGGTPEALAEHVKSEVARWKPVIEASGARIE, encoded by the coding sequence ATGAAGAAACGTCGACTCATCGCCTGTTTCCTAGCGCTGGCGGGCGCGGCGCCCGCAGTGGCGCAGGGCTTTCCCGACAAGCCGGTGACGCTGGTCGTGCCCTTTGCGCCCGGCGGCTCGACCGACCTCGTGGCGCGCACCGTGGCGCAGGCCATGAGCACGCAGCTTGGCCAGCAGGTGCTGGTGGACAACAAGGGCGGGGCGGGCGGCAATCTGGGCGCCAGCTTCGTCGCCAAGGCCGCGCCCGATGGCTACACGATCCTGATGGGCACGATCGCGACCCATGCGCTCGTCGCCTCGCTCTACGCCAAACCGCCCTTCGACCCCGTGGCCGACTTCGCGCCGATCGCCTGGCTGGTGACGGTGCCCAACGTCCTGACCGTCAACAAGGACTATCCCGCCAAGGACGTGAAGGAGCTGATCGCGCGGTTGAAGGAGAAGCCGGGCGAGGAGATCTATTCTTCCTCCGGCAACGGGACGCCGCTGCACCTGTCGGGCGAACTCTTCAAGTCCATGGCCGGAGTGGACATGGTGCATGTGCCCTACCAGGGCTCGGGACCGGCGCTGGTGGACGCGATTTCCGGCGCGGTGCCGATCAATTTCGACAATCTGCCCTCGTCCACCGAGCATATCCGCTCGGGCGCCCTGCGCGCGCTCGCCGTCACCACCAAGACGCGCGCCCCGAACTTTCCGGATATTCCGACCATGGAGGAGGCCGGCGTTCCTGGCTACGAGACCAACACCTGGAACGCGCTCTTCGCACCGGCCGGCACGCCGCCGGACGTGGTCGCCAAGCTCAACGAGGCGGCCAATGCGGCCTTGAAGGACGCAGCCGTCTCCAAGCGTCTGGCCGAGGTCGGTGCCAGCACGGTGGGCGGCACGCCGGAGGCGCTGGCCGAACATGTGAAGAGCGAGGTCGCCCGCTGGAAGCCGGTGATCGAAGCCTCGGGCGCGCGGATCGAGTAG
- the dnaK gene encoding molecular chaperone DnaK, which produces MAKVIGIDLGTTNSCVAVMDGKTAKVIENAEGARTTPSIVAFTTDGERLVGQPAKRQAVTNPENTLFAVKRLIGRRYEDPTVTKDKALVPYKIVNASNGDAWVEAHGDKYSPSQISAMILQKMKETAEAYLGEKVEKAVITVPAYFNDAQRQATKDAGKIAGLEVLRIINEPTAAALAYGLEKNDGKTIAVYDLGGGTFDVSVLEIGDGVFEVKSTNGDTFLGGEDFDMRLVDYLAGEFKKDQGIDLKNDKLALQRLKEAAEKAKIELSSASQTEINLPFITADATGPKHLTLKLTRSKFEALVDDLVQRTVGPMKAALKDAGLTPNDIDEVVLVGGMTRMPKVQEVVKGFFGKEPHKGVNPDEVVAMGAAIQAGVLQGDVKDVLLLDVTPLSLGIETLGGVFTRLIDRNTTIPTKKSQVFSTAEDSQNAVTIQVYQGEREMAADNKSLGRFNLEGIPPAPRGVPQIEVTFDIDANGIVNVSAKDKGTNKEQRITIQASGGLSDADIEKMVKEAEANADVDKRRRAGVEAKNHGESLVHSAEKSLKDYGDKVSAADRQAIEDAITALRAELDQPEADADAIKAKSEKLGEVSMKLGQAMYEASQGEADATGASTGAPSGSKDERDDVVDADFEEVQDDGRKKSA; this is translated from the coding sequence ATGGCGAAGGTGATCGGTATCGACCTTGGCACGACCAATTCCTGCGTCGCCGTCATGGACGGCAAGACCGCGAAGGTGATCGAGAACGCCGAAGGCGCCCGCACGACACCCTCGATCGTCGCCTTCACGACCGATGGCGAGCGCCTGGTCGGCCAGCCGGCCAAGCGTCAGGCCGTCACCAATCCCGAGAACACGCTGTTCGCGGTGAAGCGCCTGATCGGCCGTCGCTACGAAGACCCGACCGTGACGAAGGACAAGGCCCTCGTCCCCTACAAGATCGTCAACGCCTCCAACGGCGACGCCTGGGTCGAGGCGCATGGCGACAAGTATTCGCCCTCGCAGATCTCGGCCATGATCCTTCAGAAGATGAAGGAAACGGCGGAAGCCTATCTCGGCGAGAAAGTCGAGAAGGCCGTCATCACGGTTCCCGCCTACTTCAACGACGCCCAGCGTCAGGCCACTAAGGACGCCGGCAAGATCGCGGGCCTGGAAGTCCTGCGCATCATCAACGAGCCGACGGCGGCCGCCCTTGCCTACGGTCTCGAGAAGAACGACGGCAAGACGATTGCGGTCTATGACCTTGGCGGCGGCACGTTCGACGTGTCCGTGCTCGAGATCGGCGACGGCGTGTTCGAGGTGAAGTCCACGAACGGCGACACGTTCCTGGGCGGCGAAGACTTCGACATGCGCCTCGTCGACTACCTTGCCGGCGAGTTCAAGAAGGACCAGGGCATCGACCTGAAGAACGACAAGCTCGCTCTTCAGCGCCTGAAGGAAGCGGCCGAAAAGGCCAAGATCGAGCTGTCCTCGGCCTCGCAGACCGAGATCAACCTGCCCTTTATCACCGCCGACGCGACGGGCCCCAAGCACCTGACGCTGAAGCTGACGCGCTCGAAGTTCGAAGCGCTGGTGGATGATCTCGTGCAGCGCACGGTCGGCCCGATGAAGGCCGCCCTCAAGGATGCGGGCCTGACGCCGAACGACATCGACGAGGTCGTTCTCGTCGGCGGTATGACGCGCATGCCCAAGGTTCAGGAAGTCGTGAAGGGCTTCTTCGGCAAGGAGCCGCACAAGGGCGTGAACCCGGACGAGGTCGTCGCCATGGGCGCCGCGATCCAGGCCGGCGTGCTCCAGGGCGACGTGAAGGACGTTCTGCTTCTCGACGTCACCCCGCTTTCGCTGGGCATCGAGACGCTGGGCGGCGTGTTCACCCGCCTCATCGACCGCAACACGACGATCCCGACCAAGAAGAGCCAGGTCTTCTCGACCGCCGAGGACAGCCAGAACGCCGTGACCATTCAGGTCTACCAGGGCGAGCGCGAGATGGCGGCCGACAACAAGTCGCTCGGCCGCTTCAACCTCGAGGGCATTCCGCCCGCGCCGCGTGGCGTGCCGCAGATCGAGGTGACCTTCGACATCGACGCCAACGGCATCGTCAACGTCTCGGCCAAGGACAAGGGCACAAACAAGGAGCAGCGCATCACCATCCAGGCGTCGGGCGGCCTGTCGGACGCCGACATCGAGAAGATGGTGAAGGAAGCCGAAGCCAACGCCGACGTCGACAAGCGTCGTCGCGCCGGCGTCGAAGCCAAGAACCACGGCGAGAGCCTCGTCCACTCGGCCGAGAAGTCGCTCAAGGACTATGGCGACAAGGTCTCGGCGGCCGACCGTCAGGCCATCGAGGACGCGATCACCGCGCTCCGCGCCGAGCTCGACCAGCCGGAAGCCGATGCCGACGCGATCAAGGCCAAGAGCGAGAAGCTCGGCGAGGTCTCGATGAAGCTCGGTCAGGCCATGTACGAGGCGAGCCAGGGCGAGGCCGACGCAACGGGCGCCTCCACCGGCGCCCCCTCGGGCTCGAAGGACGAGCGCGACGACGTGGTGGACGCCGACTTCGAGGAAGTCCAGGACGACGGCCGCAAGAAGTCGGCCTGA
- a CDS encoding acyltransferase family protein: MYFRIFDCWRFAAALLVMTYHFLYFAPGAAAYTETEYLHRLLPLLDMFFMISGFVIMARYHDKVGSLPAYAGFLRRRIARLYPLHLLTLGFFVCVALAGSAGLVTLAQPERWRYSDIPLQLLGIHAWGTTSELAFNYPSWSVSAEIFCYLLFPLVPFIARRIGARGLALVLLAYVACLEGLSRAGAFPSGHWTDADTLGAYRALADFLAGGLAALLVSRRAINVTSHAPGLLSLALAIGCMLTQTDVYATLVFLFGAILLIGLSESARPNSTRVLDPIMPLTRVSFGIYLWHPVMETLFLSILWKRVVAPTGWIDFHVYLLLPMLASVLVAYAWQYSLEERFAGFLAGTPRAKRAAPGRLVKA; encoded by the coding sequence ATGTATTTCCGCATTTTCGATTGCTGGCGTTTCGCGGCCGCCCTTCTGGTGATGACCTATCATTTCCTGTATTTCGCGCCCGGCGCGGCGGCCTACACGGAAACCGAGTATCTGCACCGGCTGCTGCCTTTGCTCGACATGTTCTTCATGATCTCGGGCTTCGTCATCATGGCCCGCTACCATGACAAGGTGGGCTCGCTGCCCGCCTATGCCGGCTTCCTGCGCCGGCGCATCGCGCGCCTTTATCCCCTGCATCTCCTGACGCTCGGCTTCTTCGTCTGCGTGGCGCTGGCGGGGTCGGCCGGGCTCGTCACGCTGGCCCAGCCGGAGCGCTGGCGCTACAGCGACATCCCGCTCCAGCTCCTCGGCATCCATGCCTGGGGCACGACGAGCGAACTCGCCTTCAACTACCCGTCCTGGTCGGTCAGCGCGGAAATCTTCTGTTATCTCCTGTTTCCGCTGGTGCCCTTCATCGCGCGGCGGATCGGCGCTCGGGGGCTGGCGCTCGTTCTTCTCGCCTATGTCGCCTGCCTGGAGGGCCTCAGCCGCGCCGGGGCGTTTCCGAGCGGCCACTGGACCGACGCCGACACGCTCGGCGCCTATCGCGCCCTCGCCGATTTCCTGGCGGGCGGCCTTGCCGCGCTGCTCGTCTCGCGCCGCGCGATCAACGTGACCTCGCACGCACCGGGGCTTCTCAGCCTCGCGCTGGCGATCGGCTGCATGCTGACGCAGACCGACGTCTACGCGACGCTGGTCTTTCTGTTCGGAGCCATCCTCTTGATCGGCCTGTCGGAAAGCGCCCGGCCGAACTCGACGCGCGTTCTCGATCCGATCATGCCGCTGACCCGGGTGTCCTTCGGGATCTATCTCTGGCACCCCGTCATGGAGACGCTGTTCCTCTCGATCCTTTGGAAGCGCGTCGTGGCGCCCACCGGCTGGATCGACTTTCACGTCTATCTTCTCCTGCCCATGCTCGCGAGCGTTCTGGTAGCCTATGCCTGGCAGTATTCGCTGGAGGAACGGTTCGCCGGGTTTCTGGCCGGCACGCCGCGCGCCAAGCGCGCCGCGCCGGGACGGCTCGTGAAGGCCTGA
- the dnaJ gene encoding molecular chaperone DnaJ has protein sequence MKVDYYETLGVVKTCDDKTLKAAFRKLAMQYHPDKNPGDPVAETKFKEIGEAYEVLKDPQKRSAYDRYGHSAFQNGGGGAGFRGDFSSSMADIFDDIFGEMMGGRGQTRRQGGSGGRERGSDLRYNMEISLEEAYLGKTAEISVPTTIQCDVCNGSGAKTGTAPRTCPTCGGIGRVRAAQGFFSIERTCPTCQGRGEIIADPCSKCGGEGRLPEERNLSVNIPAGIEDGTRIRLAGEGEAGLRGGPSGDLYIFLSVKPHEFFQRDGADLFCKVPISMTTAALGGSFEVTTLDGAKTRVKVPEGTQFGKQFRVKGKGMPVLRSAQMGDLFIQISIETPQSLSRRQRELLQEFEDISSSENSPQSTGFFSRMKEFFEGLSD, from the coding sequence GTGAAGGTCGATTACTACGAAACGCTCGGCGTCGTGAAAACCTGCGACGACAAGACCCTTAAGGCGGCGTTCCGCAAGCTCGCCATGCAGTACCACCCCGACAAGAACCCCGGCGACCCCGTCGCCGAGACGAAGTTCAAGGAGATCGGGGAGGCCTACGAGGTCCTGAAGGACCCGCAGAAGCGTTCAGCCTACGATCGCTACGGCCATTCCGCCTTCCAGAACGGCGGCGGCGGGGCCGGGTTCCGTGGCGACTTCTCCTCTTCCATGGCCGACATCTTCGACGACATCTTCGGCGAGATGATGGGCGGGCGCGGCCAGACCCGGCGCCAGGGCGGATCGGGCGGGCGCGAGCGCGGCTCGGACCTGCGCTACAACATGGAGATCTCGCTGGAGGAGGCCTATCTCGGCAAGACCGCCGAAATCAGCGTTCCCACCACGATCCAGTGCGACGTGTGCAACGGCTCGGGCGCCAAGACCGGCACCGCGCCGCGCACCTGCCCGACCTGCGGCGGCATCGGCCGCGTGCGCGCGGCGCAGGGCTTCTTCTCCATCGAGCGCACCTGCCCGACCTGCCAGGGACGCGGCGAGATCATCGCCGACCCCTGCTCGAAATGCGGTGGCGAAGGACGCTTGCCCGAAGAGCGCAACCTTTCGGTCAACATCCCGGCCGGCATAGAGGACGGCACACGCATTCGCCTCGCCGGCGAGGGCGAGGCCGGGCTTCGTGGCGGCCCGTCGGGCGATCTCTACATCTTCCTGTCGGTGAAGCCGCACGAGTTCTTCCAGCGCGACGGGGCCGACCTGTTCTGCAAGGTGCCGATCTCGATGACCACGGCCGCGCTCGGCGGCTCCTTCGAGGTGACGACGCTCGACGGCGCCAAGACGCGCGTCAAGGTTCCCGAGGGCACGCAGTTCGGCAAGCAGTTCCGCGTCAAGGGCAAAGGCATGCCGGTGCTGCGCTCGGCGCAGATGGGCGATCTCTTCATCCAGATCTCCATCGAGACACCGCAGAGCCTGTCGCGCCGCCAGCGCGAGCTTCTGCAGGAGTTCGAGGATATTTCCTCGTCCGAGAATTCGCCGCAATCGACCGGCTTCTTCTCCCGCATGAAGGAATTCTTCGAGGGCTTGAGCGACTGA
- a CDS encoding alpha/beta fold hydrolase: MAFVETKDGTRIFTKDWGQGRPIILIHGWPLNADMWDYTANELVERGFRVVSYDRRGFGRSDQPGSGYDYDTFSDDLAAVIEKLTLTDAVLVGFSMGGGEVARYMSRHAGKGVSKAVLVSAVPPYLLKDDSNPDGVDRSVFDGFIEKLKADRPNFLATFGKQFYGAGLLNFSISSEYLQYTSQMALQAGLCGTLACVRAFSETDFRPDLPQFRVPTLVIHGSADETVPFEVSGEKAAQQIPGAELKLYEGAPHGLHFTEQDRLVKDLADFARA, from the coding sequence ATGGCATTCGTCGAAACCAAGGACGGCACGCGGATCTTCACCAAGGACTGGGGCCAGGGCAGGCCGATCATCCTGATCCACGGCTGGCCGCTCAATGCCGACATGTGGGACTACACGGCCAACGAACTCGTGGAGCGCGGCTTTCGCGTCGTGTCCTACGACCGGCGCGGCTTTGGCCGGTCCGACCAGCCGGGCTCAGGCTACGACTACGACACGTTCAGCGACGATCTGGCGGCAGTGATCGAAAAGCTCACGCTCACCGACGCGGTGCTCGTCGGCTTTTCCATGGGCGGCGGCGAAGTGGCCCGTTACATGTCGCGCCATGCCGGGAAGGGCGTATCGAAGGCCGTCTTGGTTTCGGCCGTGCCGCCCTATCTGCTGAAGGACGACAGCAACCCGGACGGCGTCGACCGCTCCGTGTTCGACGGCTTCATCGAGAAGCTGAAGGCCGACCGGCCGAATTTCCTGGCGACCTTCGGCAAGCAGTTCTATGGGGCCGGCCTTCTCAACTTCTCGATCTCGTCCGAATACCTGCAATACACGAGCCAGATGGCGCTCCAGGCGGGCCTTTGCGGCACGCTGGCCTGCGTGCGGGCTTTCAGCGAGACCGACTTCCGCCCCGACCTGCCGCAGTTCCGCGTGCCGACCCTCGTTATCCATGGTTCCGCCGACGAGACCGTGCCCTTCGAAGTGTCGGGCGAGAAGGCCGCGCAGCAGATCCCCGGCGCCGAACTCAAGCTCTACGAGGGCGCGCCGCACGGGCTGCATTTCACCGAACAGGACCGTCTGGTGAAGGATCTGGCGGACTTCGCCCGCGCCTGA
- a CDS encoding cupin domain-containing protein, whose translation MSAEPVDLAGKLTTFGEHWSPRVVAGFNGHDVMVVKVQGEFVWHSHPETDDFFLVLKGRLTIRMREGDVTLLPGQLFVVPRGVEHCPVAEEETHLLLIEPAGTPNTGDPETAAVKVSI comes from the coding sequence GTGAGCGCCGAGCCCGTCGATCTCGCCGGCAAACTCACAACGTTCGGGGAGCATTGGTCACCCCGCGTCGTGGCTGGCTTCAACGGCCACGACGTCATGGTGGTGAAGGTTCAGGGAGAGTTCGTCTGGCATTCGCATCCCGAGACGGACGATTTCTTCCTCGTCCTCAAGGGGCGGCTGACCATCCGGATGCGCGAGGGCGACGTGACGCTCCTGCCGGGCCAGCTCTTCGTGGTGCCCAGGGGCGTCGAGCATTGCCCCGTGGCGGAGGAGGAGACCCATCTCCTCCTGATCGAGCCGGCGGGCACGCCCAACACGGGCGATCCCGAGACGGCGGCCGTGAAAGTCTCGATCTGA
- a CDS encoding ArsC family reductase, with protein MTVTLHGIRNCDTVKKARLWLEGQGVEHAFHDFKTQGVSDEQLARWSEAVGWEKLLNRAGTTFRKVPEAERADLSREKALALMKAEPSMIKRPVLQRGDEVLVGFRPEDYARFFG; from the coding sequence ATGACCGTCACGCTGCATGGCATCCGCAATTGCGACACGGTGAAGAAGGCGCGGCTCTGGCTGGAAGGGCAGGGCGTCGAGCACGCCTTCCACGACTTCAAGACCCAAGGCGTGTCGGACGAGCAGCTCGCCCGCTGGAGCGAGGCCGTGGGCTGGGAAAAGCTCCTGAACCGCGCCGGCACGACGTTCCGCAAAGTGCCGGAGGCGGAGCGGGCGGACCTGTCGCGCGAAAAGGCGCTGGCGCTGATGAAGGCTGAGCCCTCGATGATCAAGCGCCCGGTGCTTCAGCGCGGCGACGAGGTTCTGGTCGGCTTCAGGCCGGAGGACTACGCCCGGTTCTTCGGCTGA